The following are from one region of the Rosistilla carotiformis genome:
- a CDS encoding DoxX family protein gives MRIAGWILSGLIVAFLIFGSAVGKFVEWEGKAEMFAHLGYTSDLIMKIGIVEVVLALLFLVPRTGFLAAILLTGYLGGAIATHVRVGDPFYFPMLIGVLLWIALGLRRPAVFALAFGSNEPCGETNRSIPVE, from the coding sequence ATGCGTATTGCAGGCTGGATTTTAAGTGGGTTGATCGTGGCGTTTCTGATTTTCGGCAGCGCTGTCGGCAAATTTGTCGAATGGGAGGGGAAGGCCGAGATGTTCGCCCATCTCGGCTACACGTCGGATCTGATCATGAAGATTGGGATCGTCGAAGTCGTGCTTGCACTGTTGTTTCTGGTTCCACGTACAGGATTTTTGGCTGCAATTTTATTGACCGGCTATCTCGGGGGGGCGATCGCGACCCATGTCCGCGTCGGCGATCCGTTCTACTTCCCGATGCTAATCGGCGTCCTCCTTTGGATCGCATTGGGGCTGCGTAGGCCCGCTGTCTTTGCACTCGCCTTTGGCAGCAACGAGCCCTGCGGCGAGACGAATCGTTCGATCCCCGTCGAATGA
- a CDS encoding DUF1501 domain-containing protein: MSSAKSRLGATRCCGPVSRRSFLEFGGVAGVSGLGLGNLLQAREATAASVGRTPQDTSVIFVWLPGGPPHMETYDMKPDAPSDYRGLFSPIKTNVPGLDVSELLPMHAKIADKFSLIRSIHHDFADHGGGHKRFLTGRDPAKPTGFVNDSPCVGSMASLDLEHRRQTGGLPNYVVLGSGRVNNVDTFSFGSAYLGNHTHPFRISTDPNKDDFQVPNISIDQSMSDRLSDRVGLLQQIDNLRREIDYQSSMHSMDSFRQKAVQMLTSTRVREAFDMSQESDSVRDRFGRHGWGQRALLARRLVERGVPWVTVVMENPYQSGISMPQYGTYNWDSHAVNCHLFDDAKIRLPIYDNTITAMIEDLYARGLDRKVLLVVTGEFGRTPRISQQVGSKTKISQPGRDHWPRAMSMLVSGGGLRTGQVIGATNNKGEEPIHRAMSPNDLWATVYRHLGIDYTQSFLDHSGRPMPMLPFGEPIPELI; encoded by the coding sequence ATGAGTTCGGCCAAGAGTCGGTTGGGTGCAACGAGGTGTTGTGGTCCGGTTTCACGTCGTTCGTTTTTGGAATTTGGCGGGGTTGCGGGAGTGAGCGGTCTTGGGCTTGGCAATTTATTGCAAGCCCGTGAGGCCACGGCTGCGTCGGTGGGCCGAACGCCGCAAGACACGTCGGTGATCTTTGTGTGGTTGCCGGGAGGTCCACCGCACATGGAGACCTACGATATGAAGCCCGATGCGCCGAGCGACTATCGTGGGCTGTTTTCGCCGATCAAAACGAACGTCCCTGGTTTGGACGTGAGCGAATTGTTGCCGATGCATGCCAAGATCGCCGACAAGTTCAGCTTGATCCGCTCGATTCATCACGACTTCGCCGACCATGGTGGAGGACACAAGCGTTTCCTCACCGGTCGCGATCCGGCCAAGCCAACAGGATTTGTCAATGACAGTCCCTGTGTCGGATCGATGGCTTCGTTGGACTTGGAACATCGTCGTCAGACCGGTGGGCTGCCGAACTACGTCGTTCTCGGGTCAGGTCGGGTAAACAATGTCGACACGTTCAGCTTCGGTTCGGCCTATCTTGGCAACCACACCCATCCGTTTCGAATCTCGACCGATCCCAACAAAGATGACTTCCAGGTCCCCAACATTAGCATCGACCAATCGATGTCCGATCGATTGAGCGATCGGGTGGGGTTGTTGCAGCAGATCGACAACCTTCGCCGTGAGATCGATTATCAATCGTCGATGCATAGTATGGACAGTTTTCGGCAAAAAGCGGTTCAGATGTTGACATCGACCCGCGTTCGCGAGGCGTTTGATATGTCTCAGGAAAGCGATTCGGTGCGCGATCGATTTGGACGCCACGGTTGGGGGCAGCGCGCGCTGTTGGCCCGCCGCTTAGTCGAACGTGGTGTCCCGTGGGTGACGGTGGTGATGGAGAATCCCTATCAATCGGGGATCTCGATGCCCCAATACGGCACCTATAACTGGGATTCGCATGCCGTGAATTGTCACTTGTTCGACGACGCCAAAATTCGACTGCCGATCTACGACAACACGATCACCGCGATGATCGAAGATCTGTACGCGCGCGGGTTGGATCGAAAGGTCCTGTTGGTGGTCACCGGAGAATTTGGGCGAACGCCACGGATCAGCCAGCAGGTTGGATCGAAGACGAAGATCTCCCAACCGGGGCGTGATCACTGGCCCCGTGCGATGAGCATGCTTGTGTCGGGGGGCGGGCTGCGGACCGGGCAAGTGATTGGCGCTACCAATAATAAGGGGGAAGAACCCATTCACCGTGCAATGTCCCCTAACGATCTTTGGGCCACGGTTTACCGGCACCTAGGAATCGATTACACGCAGAGCTTCCTCGATCACAGCGGTCGTCCAATGCCAATGCTCCCCTTCGGTGAACCGATTCCCGAATTGATCTGA
- the glgC gene encoding glucose-1-phosphate adenylyltransferase, with product MIGKMQNTLAVILAGGRGSRLEPLTRDRAKPAVPFGGLYRIIDFVLSNCLNSGMRQLLLLTQYKAQSLDRHINLGWRPYFCRELGEFIDVVPPQQRIDDQWYQGTADAVYQNIYAIERERPDYVVVLAGDHIYKMNYESMVDFHIQTKADLTIGALQVDRESAKQFGVMQINEDNRVIGFQEKPEHPQTMPGDDQHCLASMGIYVFSARFLFEELCRDATLSGSRHDFGNDIIPSVIGDHRVFAFPFRDENRKRDAYWRDVGTLDAYFEANMDLITVDPQLNLYDNDWPIRTYQPNMPPPKFVFGSEGDMDRRGEALDSIVCQGSICSGGHVRRSILSPGVRVNSYADVEDSIVFEGVEVGRRAKIRRAIIDKGVVIPPETTIGHDVEADRARGFMITDSGIVVIARGEHIDGGGAFRHEIRNLSANE from the coding sequence ATGATTGGAAAAATGCAAAATACACTGGCGGTCATTTTGGCTGGCGGTCGAGGCTCGCGGTTGGAGCCTTTGACACGCGACCGCGCGAAGCCGGCGGTCCCCTTTGGCGGGCTGTATCGGATCATCGACTTTGTTCTCTCGAATTGCCTCAACAGCGGCATGCGGCAACTGCTGCTGTTGACGCAGTACAAGGCGCAAAGTTTGGACCGCCACATCAACCTCGGCTGGCGTCCCTACTTCTGCCGTGAGCTGGGTGAATTCATCGACGTCGTTCCACCGCAACAACGGATCGACGATCAGTGGTATCAGGGAACCGCCGACGCGGTCTACCAAAACATCTATGCGATCGAGCGCGAGCGGCCCGATTATGTCGTCGTCCTGGCGGGCGATCATATCTATAAGATGAACTACGAATCGATGGTCGATTTCCACATTCAGACCAAAGCCGACCTGACGATCGGTGCGTTGCAAGTCGATCGCGAATCGGCGAAGCAGTTTGGCGTGATGCAGATCAACGAGGACAACCGCGTGATCGGTTTCCAAGAGAAACCCGAACACCCACAAACGATGCCCGGCGACGACCAGCACTGCTTGGCATCGATGGGAATCTACGTCTTTTCGGCTCGCTTCCTGTTTGAAGAATTGTGTCGCGACGCCACCCTCTCGGGCAGCCGTCACGATTTTGGCAACGACATCATCCCCTCGGTGATCGGCGACCATCGCGTCTTTGCGTTTCCATTCCGCGACGAAAACCGCAAACGCGATGCCTACTGGCGCGACGTCGGCACCTTGGATGCTTACTTTGAAGCGAACATGGATCTGATCACCGTCGATCCGCAGTTGAATCTCTACGATAACGACTGGCCGATCCGGACGTATCAACCCAACATGCCGCCACCGAAGTTTGTCTTCGGTAGCGAAGGGGATATGGATCGCCGCGGTGAAGCGCTCGATTCGATCGTTTGCCAGGGTTCGATCTGCAGCGGTGGGCACGTGCGACGCAGCATCCTCAGCCCGGGCGTTCGCGTGAACAGCTACGCCGACGTGGAAGACAGCATCGTATTTGAAGGAGTCGAGGTTGGTCGCCGAGCCAAGATCCGACGAGCGATCATCGACAAAGGCGTCGTGATTCCGCCCGAAACGACGATCGGCCACGACGTCGAAGCGGATCGAGCACGCGGGTTTATGATCACCGACAGCGGGATCGTTGTGATCGCGCGGGGCGAACATATCGACGGCGGGGGAGCCTTCCGGCACGAGATCCGCAACCTGTCCGCAAACGAATAG
- a CDS encoding amidohydrolase family protein yields MAVDDKVFSAVRLSRRHLLGAAAATTALAATNRLAIAADGKSDGYIDAHVHVWTPDTNKYPLDKAYDKSSMQPASFTPEQLMAHAKPAGVNRIVLIQMSFYGVDNSYMLDVMAAHPGRFSGVAVIDPADKPRQTMRQLKSQGVRGFRIVAGKQPADQWLDNPTMHKMWSIAADEGLAICPLMNPEYLPAVDAMCAKYPKTRVVVDHFARIGVDGKIQDAQVEALCRLARHENAYLKASAFYALGKKQAPYTDLGPMIHRCMDAYGSQRMMWASDCPYQVEEGHTYQESIDLIREKLDFLSDQDRAWMLGKTAEKVFWS; encoded by the coding sequence ATGGCTGTTGATGATAAGGTCTTCTCCGCGGTTCGGCTATCGCGGCGTCATTTGCTCGGGGCCGCGGCGGCGACGACCGCGCTGGCGGCGACGAACCGCTTGGCGATCGCAGCGGATGGCAAGTCGGACGGCTACATCGACGCACACGTTCACGTTTGGACGCCCGATACCAACAAATATCCGTTGGACAAGGCATACGACAAATCGTCGATGCAGCCGGCTAGCTTTACGCCTGAACAATTGATGGCTCACGCGAAGCCGGCGGGTGTCAATCGGATCGTGCTGATCCAGATGAGTTTTTATGGCGTCGATAATTCGTACATGTTAGACGTGATGGCCGCGCATCCGGGCCGGTTTTCCGGCGTCGCGGTGATCGACCCGGCTGACAAGCCGCGGCAGACGATGCGGCAGCTGAAGTCGCAGGGCGTGCGAGGCTTCCGAATCGTGGCCGGTAAGCAACCGGCGGATCAGTGGCTCGATAACCCTACGATGCACAAGATGTGGTCGATCGCAGCGGATGAGGGGCTGGCGATTTGTCCGTTGATGAACCCCGAGTACCTGCCGGCTGTCGATGCGATGTGTGCCAAGTATCCCAAGACACGCGTCGTCGTCGATCACTTTGCCCGGATCGGCGTCGATGGCAAGATCCAAGATGCTCAAGTCGAAGCGCTCTGTCGCTTGGCACGCCACGAAAATGCCTACCTCAAAGCTTCCGCGTTTTATGCGCTCGGCAAGAAGCAAGCTCCTTATACCGACTTGGGGCCGATGATCCATCGCTGCATGGACGCCTACGGCAGCCAGCGGATGATGTGGGCCAGCGATTGCCCCTACCAAGTCGAAGAAGGGCACACGTATCAAGAATCGATCGATCTGATCCGCGAAAAGCTCGACTTCTTGAGCGACCAAGACCGCGCCTGGATGCTCGGCAAAACCGCCGAAAAGGTCTTTTGGAGCTAG
- a CDS encoding GGDEF domain-containing protein, protein MPLSQATIFLIGVCVGALLFALGGWTGYAWGRRRGRRDATAPLQGAELLGIIDALSQWTSEYSGNVTRYQDELSSAARVVQDTIEAGNPQTTPIVKVLDDIMTSNQSLKQRLDDAERQLEKQTRSIEAYISEARTDALTQLPNRRAVDQRLDEMFSAWQKGGPGFVIAMIDVDHFKQINDRYGHPEGDAVLRQMAQLLTNHIEGAYMVARFGGEEFVALMPTPLRVAADRLDRFRKIVANQTVTVGEQSIQFTISIGVAECRNDLLIGPIVRRADEALYAAKGMGRNRVYFHDGKQPTLVGAPEVAV, encoded by the coding sequence GTGCCGCTTAGCCAAGCCACCATTTTTTTGATCGGCGTTTGTGTCGGCGCACTGCTATTCGCCCTGGGTGGCTGGACCGGTTATGCCTGGGGTCGTCGTCGTGGCCGTCGCGATGCAACCGCGCCGCTGCAAGGGGCCGAACTGCTGGGCATCATCGATGCCCTTAGCCAATGGACAAGTGAGTACTCAGGGAACGTCACCCGTTATCAAGACGAACTCAGTTCCGCCGCGCGCGTCGTCCAAGATACGATCGAAGCGGGGAATCCGCAGACGACGCCAATCGTTAAAGTACTCGACGACATCATGACCAGCAACCAATCGCTGAAGCAACGTCTCGACGATGCCGAGCGGCAACTGGAGAAACAAACCCGTTCGATCGAGGCGTACATCTCGGAAGCCCGAACCGATGCGCTAACCCAACTGCCCAATCGCCGCGCCGTCGATCAACGGCTCGATGAAATGTTCTCTGCGTGGCAAAAAGGGGGCCCCGGATTTGTGATCGCGATGATCGATGTCGATCACTTCAAACAGATCAATGACCGCTACGGGCACCCCGAAGGGGACGCCGTGCTGCGGCAGATGGCCCAACTGCTGACCAACCACATTGAAGGGGCCTATATGGTTGCCCGCTTTGGTGGCGAAGAGTTTGTCGCCTTGATGCCTACTCCGCTACGCGTTGCCGCCGATCGACTGGACCGGTTTCGCAAAATCGTTGCCAACCAAACGGTGACCGTGGGAGAACAAAGCATTCAATTTACGATCAGTATCGGGGTGGCCGAATGCCGCAACGACCTACTGATCGGCCCGATCGTCCGCCGCGCCGACGAAGCGTTGTATGCCGCCAAAGGCATGGGGCGCAACCGCGTCTACTTCCACGACGGCAAACAGCCGACTCTGGTGGGCGCCCCGGAAGTCGCAGTCTAA
- a CDS encoding M48 family metalloprotease: protein MPFGFGRRSNSGLKLRLMIAVGLALFSFISYLSTGQRNPITGEKQRVAMSPDQEIALGLQAAPEMAAQHGGLHPDPQARAHVDQVGGRLLRGLDDYVRVKQGTNPFQFEFHLLKDPQTINAFALPGGQVFITAALYSRLQTEGQLAGVLGHEIGHVLSRHGAQRLAKQKLTSGLVGAAGVAGGDISSAHLAQAIGQMLNMKYGRDDELESDRWGVLLTAQAGYDPRAMLGVMEILDEATGGNGPPEMMSTHPKPANRQAYIQEVLRSVFPDGIPEGLDP from the coding sequence ATGCCTTTTGGATTTGGTCGCCGCAGCAACAGCGGTCTGAAGCTGCGATTGATGATCGCAGTGGGATTGGCGTTGTTCTCGTTCATCTCGTATCTGTCGACCGGGCAACGCAATCCGATCACGGGCGAAAAGCAGCGAGTGGCGATGAGCCCCGATCAAGAGATCGCGCTTGGTTTGCAAGCCGCCCCCGAAATGGCAGCTCAACACGGCGGACTGCATCCCGATCCGCAGGCCCGAGCGCACGTCGACCAAGTCGGCGGGCGGCTGTTGCGCGGGCTGGACGACTACGTCCGCGTGAAACAAGGAACCAATCCGTTTCAATTTGAGTTCCATCTGCTGAAAGATCCGCAAACGATCAACGCCTTTGCGTTGCCCGGCGGACAGGTGTTTATCACTGCGGCTTTGTACAGCAGGCTGCAGACCGAAGGGCAATTGGCCGGCGTTCTGGGGCATGAGATCGGGCACGTTCTCAGCCGCCATGGTGCGCAGCGGTTGGCGAAACAGAAACTGACCAGCGGCCTCGTCGGCGCGGCGGGCGTTGCTGGCGGCGACATCAGTTCGGCTCATCTGGCCCAAGCGATCGGCCAGATGTTGAACATGAAATATGGCCGCGACGACGAACTGGAATCCGATCGCTGGGGCGTGCTGCTGACCGCGCAAGCCGGATACGATCCGCGGGCGATGCTGGGCGTGATGGAGATCCTCGACGAAGCGACCGGCGGGAACGGACCGCCGGAAATGATGAGCACGCATCCCAAACCGGCTAATCGACAAGCTTATATCCAAGAGGTGTTACGATCGGTATTTCCCGACGGTATTCCCGAAGGGCTTGATCCTTAG
- a CDS encoding POT family MFS transporter, with protein sequence MSNASQPTNQKFQTTPYPIDTMPPGIPYIVGNEAAERFSFYGMKAILTVFMTTYLLGGNGETDPMSEGDAKFWVHVFVMAAYFTPLIGAFVADWLFGKYKTILWLSILYCFGHLALALNETRIGLAVGLGLIAFGTGAIKPCVSAHVGDQFGSKNSHMLEKVFGWFYVAINLGAFASTLLTPWLLDRFGPQVAFGVPGILMAVATFLFWMGRNRFVHIPARGAVVFKDAFTGDGLKALLNLAPIYILVAVFWSLFDQTASAWVLQANHMDRTILGFELLSSQIQAANPFLILILVPTFSYLIYPTITKIFPLTPLRRVGIGMFLTVGAFSISALIETAIQNGDTPSIGWQALAYIILTAAEVMVSITCLEFSYTQAPNSIKSIIMSFYMLSVSLGNFITAGVNAVISNEDGSSKLPGASYYWFFTGLMLVAAFLFIIVAYMYRGRTYIQDSGPESEVDAEASAMN encoded by the coding sequence ATGAGTAACGCCAGCCAACCAACCAATCAAAAATTCCAAACGACTCCCTATCCGATCGATACGATGCCCCCGGGCATCCCTTACATCGTCGGCAATGAAGCGGCCGAACGGTTCAGCTTCTACGGCATGAAGGCGATCCTGACCGTCTTCATGACCACGTACCTGCTGGGCGGCAATGGCGAAACCGATCCGATGAGCGAAGGGGACGCCAAGTTCTGGGTCCACGTGTTTGTGATGGCCGCCTACTTCACGCCGCTGATCGGTGCCTTCGTCGCCGACTGGCTGTTTGGTAAATACAAGACGATCCTCTGGCTCTCGATCCTCTACTGTTTCGGCCACCTGGCGTTGGCGCTGAATGAAACCCGGATCGGCCTGGCGGTTGGCCTCGGGCTGATCGCGTTTGGCACCGGAGCGATCAAACCGTGCGTCTCGGCCCACGTTGGCGATCAATTTGGCAGCAAGAACTCGCACATGCTGGAGAAGGTCTTCGGTTGGTTCTACGTGGCGATCAACCTGGGCGCTTTTGCATCGACGCTGCTGACGCCGTGGCTGCTGGACCGCTTCGGACCGCAAGTCGCTTTTGGTGTCCCCGGCATCTTGATGGCAGTTGCGACCTTCCTGTTCTGGATGGGGCGAAATCGATTCGTCCACATTCCCGCGCGTGGAGCGGTCGTCTTCAAAGACGCCTTCACCGGCGACGGGCTCAAAGCACTCCTCAACCTGGCGCCAATCTACATTCTTGTTGCGGTCTTCTGGAGTCTGTTCGATCAAACGGCAAGCGCTTGGGTCTTGCAAGCCAATCACATGGACCGCACGATCCTCGGGTTTGAATTGCTGTCGAGCCAGATCCAAGCGGCCAACCCGTTTTTGATCCTGATCCTCGTTCCCACCTTCAGCTATCTGATCTATCCAACGATCACCAAAATCTTCCCCCTGACACCCCTGCGACGCGTTGGGATCGGGATGTTTCTGACCGTCGGTGCCTTCTCGATCAGCGCGTTGATCGAAACCGCGATCCAAAATGGCGACACGCCAAGCATCGGCTGGCAGGCACTGGCCTACATCATCCTGACGGCGGCGGAGGTGATGGTTTCGATCACCTGCTTGGAATTCAGTTACACCCAAGCCCCTAATAGCATCAAAAGCATCATCATGAGCTTTTACATGCTCTCGGTTTCGCTGGGCAACTTCATCACCGCCGGTGTCAACGCGGTGATCTCCAACGAAGATGGCAGCTCGAAATTGCCAGGCGCATCCTACTACTGGTTCTTCACCGGCCTGATGCTAGTCGCCGCGTTCCTGTTCATCATCGTGGCCTACATGTATCGCGGACGAACCTATATCCAAGACTCCGGTCCCGAATCGGAAGTCGATGCGGAAGCTTCGGCGATGAACTGA